Below is a window of Alphaproteobacteria bacterium DNA.
AGAATTGATGCGGATAATGGTCGATGCGCCGCTCCGCCGCCGGAATGCCGACTTCCTGCAACAGCTTGATCGCGCGATCGCGGGCTTCGCTCTCGGATACGTCCAGATGCGTCAGGATCGTTTCGGTAAGCTGGCGGCCGATCGTGTAGAGCGGGTTGAGCGAGGTCAGCGGGTCCTGGAAGATCGCGCCGATTTCCTTACCCCGGATGCGGCGCATCTTCTCGTAGGGCAGATTGTCGATGCGCTGGCCGCCGAGGCGAATCTCGCCGCCTGCCACGCGGCCCGGCGGTTCCAACAGGCCGATGATCGCCGCACCCGTCAGCGATTTGCCGGCCCCGGATTCGCCCACCACGCCCAGCACTTCGCCGGGCGCGATGGCGAACGACACGTCGTCCACCGCGACCAGCGTGCCGCGCCGCGTCGGAAACTCGACCCGCAGATTTTCGACTTCGAGCAAATTCTGGGTCATGGCGTCAACGCAGCTTCGGGTTAAGGGCGTCGCGCAGCCAATCGCCCAGCAGATTGACGGCGAGCACCATGATCACGAGGGCCGCCCCGGGGAAGACGGTGATCCACCATTCGCCCGAGAACAGGAAATTGTTGCCGATGCGGATCAGCGTGCCGAGCGACGGCTCTGTCGGCGGCACGCCCACGCCCAGGAACGAGAGCGTCGCCTCGGTGATGATCGCCAGAGCGAGATGGATCGTCGCGATCACCAGCACCGGGCCCATCACGTTGGGCAGCACGTGCTGGAACATGATCGCGGCGGGATGGCGGCCGATGACCCGCGCGGCCTGGACGTATTCCTTGCTTTTCTCCACGAGGCACGAGCCGCGCACCGTGCGCGCGTATTGCACCCAGCCCGAGAAGCCGATCGCCAGGATCAGCACGTAGATCGCGATTTCGTGGTGCAGTTCGCGCGGGATGACGATGCGCGCGACACCGTCGATCAGCAGTGCGATCAGGATCGCCGGGAAGGAAAGCTGCACGTCGGCGACGCGCATGATGATCGCGTCGACCGTGCCGCCCATGTATCCGGCGACGAGGCCCAGGCCCACGCCCAACACCATCGCGAACACGACCGACAGGAAGCCGACGAGCAGCGACACGCGCGACCCGAACAAAATGGTCGAGAACACATCGCGGCCTTGCGTATCCGTACCCAGCGGATATTCGGGCATGCCGTCGGGCAGCCACATCGGCGGCAGCGAGGCGTCCATCAGATTGAGCTGGCGCAGATCGAACGGGTTCTGCGGCGCGATCCAGGGCGCGAACACCGCACCGGCGAAAAACGCGACGGTCACGATCGCGGCGACAACCACCACGGGCGAGCGGCGGAAGCTGTAGAAAATATCGGAGTCGAGGGCGCGGCGGACGATATCCATGTTTGCCTCAATGCCCGCCATGACCGCCGGCAGCACCCTTGTCGATGCGCAAGCGCGGATCGACAAGGTAGTACAGCAGGTCGACGACCAGATTGATCAGCACGAAGAAGAACGCGATCAGCATCAGATAGGCGGCCATCACCGGCACGTCGGCGGCCTGGACCGATTGGATGAACAGGAAGCCCATGCCGGGCCATTGGAACACCGTTTCGGTCACGATCGCGAAGGCGATGATGCCGCCCAGCTGCAAGCCGGTGATCGTGATGACGGGGACGAGCGTGTTCTTGAGCGCGTGGCCGAAATTGATCGCGCGGTTGCGCAAGCCCCGCGCGCGCGCGAATTTGATGTAATCGGTGCGCAAGACTTCCAGCATTTCCGAGCGCACGAGGCGCATGATGAGGGTGAGCTGGAACAAGGCGAGCGTGATCGACGGCAGGATCAACGCGCGCAAACCCGTCGGCGTCAGGAAGCCCGTCGACCAGCCGCCGAGCTGCACGACGTCGCCGCGCCCGAAGGACGGCAGCCAGCCCAGGATGACCGAGAAGAACAGAATCAGCAGAATGCCGATCAGGAAGGTCGGCAGCGACACGCCGATCAGCGACACGCTGAGCAGCAATCGCGCGAGCCAGCCGTCGCGGTGGAGGCCGCAATAGACGCCGAGCGGCACGCCGGCGGCCAGCGCCAGCACCGCCGCGCAGAACGACAGTTCCAGCGTCGCGGGCAGGCGTTCGAGCAGCAATTCCGAGACGGGCCGCGCGAGGCGGTAGGAAATGCCGAACTCGCCCTGCGCCGCACCCGCGATGAAACGCGCGTATTGGACGAAGAAGGGCTGATCGAGGCCGAGATCCTGGATCAAACGCTGACGGGCTTCCTGCGTGTAATCCTGCCCCAGCATGATGGAGACGGGATCGCCGACATAGGCGAACAGAGAGAAACCCACGAAGCCGACGGCCAGCATGACGAGCACGGCCTGGAGCAGTCGGCGGATGACGAAAGCGATCATGATGTTTGTGCTGGTGCCCGAATTCCCCGGCGGCGGGATCGCCGCCGGGGCTTCCGGCGAAGGCTCAGTTGACCTTCACCCACTTCACTTCGAGCTGATTGTCCGCGCGATGCACGACGTCGATGTTGGAACGCATCGCCCAGGGGATCACCTGATGGTGCAGCGGAATATGCGGAATGCGATCGTGATAGAGCTTGTTGACCTGCGCGATCAACGCCCGGCGCGCATCCGCGTTGACCTCGAGCTTGACCTTATCGATCAGCGCGTCGAAATCGGGATCCGAGAAGCGGCCGTGGTTCCACGTGCCGTTGCCCGGCTGGCCGTCCTTGGTGCGCAGCAGCGCCTGCAAGGAATAGAGCGCATCGTAGGTCGGCACGCCCCAGCCCAGCAGATAGAGCGACGTGTCGTCGCGCTGCACCTTGGGGAAGTAGGTCGCGAGCGGCTGGGCGAGGAGATTCGCCTTGATGCCGATCTGCGACCACATCGCGACCAGCGCCTGGCAGATCGCTTCGTCGTTGATGTAGCGGTTGTTCGGGCAGTCGAGCGTGACTTCGAACCCGTCGGCGTAGCCCGCTTCGCGCATCAAGCGGCGCGCGGCGTTAAGGTCGAAGGGATAGCGCTTGTCGTCGGCCTTCGAATAGCCGTTGACCGCGTCGGGATAGAGCGAGCCGGTGTTGACCGACTGGCCGCGCATCACGCGGGTGTGGATCGCGTCGATGTTGATCGCCTGATACATCGCCGTGCGCACGCGGATGTCCTTGAAGGGGTTGCGCCCCTTCACCGACGAATAGAGCAATTCGTCGCGGCTGGTGTCGAACGCCATGAAGATCGTGCGCACTTCGGGCCCGATCACGACCTTGAGGCCTTGGGCGTTCTGCAATTGCGGCACGTCCTGCACCGGCGGATCGAGGATGAAGTCGATCTCGCCCGAGCGCAAAGCGGCGGTGCGCGTCGCGGCCGAAGCGATCGGCTGGAACACGATTTCCGTCACGTTCGATTCGCGCGCGGCGTTGTTCCACCAATTCGGGTTCTGGGCCAGCACCGTGCGCACGTCCGGCTCGCGGCTGCGCACGACGAACGGGCCCGTCCCCATCGCGTTGCGGCCGGTGAACGATTCCTCGCGGCCGCGCACGTTCTGCGGGCGCGTGGCGTTGTTCGCCTGCGACCATTCCAGATCCATCATGTAGACCTGGGTCAGCTTGTCGATCAGCACGGGATCGGGAATCTTGGTGATGATGTCGACGGTCAGATCGTTGACCTTGACCGCTTCGCCGATCGTGTCGGTGAAGATGCCGTATTGCGAAAATTCGTGCAGCGAACGCTGGATCGAATAGACGACGTCGTCGGCGTTGAACGCATTGCCGTTCGAGAACTTCACGTTCGGGCGCAGCGTGAAGCGCCAGCGCGTCGGCTCCATTTGCTGCCACGACACGGCGAGGCCGGGTTCGATTTCCAGTTTCTTGCCGCGGAACACCAGCGGCTCGTAGATCTGGCGCAGCAGCAGCGTCACGTTGCCGGCGTTCTGCGAATGCGGGTCCATCGTGTTCGCATCGCCCGACACGGACATGCGGAAGGGGCGCGCATCGGCGGGGATGGCGGCGGCACTCAGCAGCGCGACGGCGCCCGCGGCGAACGCGAGACGGGCCATACGGCCCAATTTGGTGGCCATTTCTGTCTCCTCAGTTGTGGACGCCGTCCTGTTCAGCCGGCGTCCAGGATCGGGGGCTCCCGGAAGCGTCCGGATCGCGAACCCGGCGTGGCTGGCAACTTCCTTGCCAGATTTTTGTGCCACAACCGGGCCGCAGCCCGAATGCACATTTGTTAGCGCGTCCGTCAGGGAAATGAAACCGATCTTGGCGCGCGGCGACGTGCCGCATGGCGTTAACCTTAAGCGGCTGCGAACGTCCCCGGAACGCGCGACAAAGCCCGGTGTCCTGCGCTAAGCTTTCCCCCTTACTCGGGAGCCTTGTTCGATGAACGACCAACGCCCGCGCGGCAACTCGCTGGCTGCGCGCGATATTGCCGCCCTCGTCCACCCCTACACCAATCTGCGCGCCTTCCAGACGGATGGCCCGCTGGTGATGGCGAAGGGGCGCGGCGTGTTCGTCGCCGACGACACCGGCAAGGAATATCTGGAAGGAATGGCGGGTCTGTGGTGCGCGTCGCTGGGCTTCGACGAGAAGCGCTTGGCCGACGCCGCCGCCAAGCAGATGCGCGAGCTGCCTTATTACCATATTTTTGCCGGTAAATCGCACGAGCCGGGCATCGTGCTGGCCGAGATGCTGAAGGAGATCAGCCCGGTCCCGATGTCGAAAGTGCTGTTCGCGGGCTCCGGCTCCGAAGCCAACGACACGGCGATCAAGCTCGTCTGGTACGTGTCGAACGCGCGGGGCAAGCCGAAGAAGAAAAAAATCCTGTCGCGCGACAAGGCCTATCATGGCGTGACCATCGCGTCGGCCTCGCTCACGCGCCTGCCCGCCAATCAGCGCGATTTCGATTTGCCGATCTTCCCGGTCGCCTACGCGCAAACGCCGCATCACTATAAGCATGCGCTGCCCGGCGAAAGCGAAGAGGCGTTCGCCACGCGCCTCGCCGACGATCTGGAAAAGCTGATCCTGGCCGAAGATCCCGAAACGATCGCCGCGATGTTCGCCGAGCCGATCATGGGGGCCGGCGGCGTGATCGTGCCGCCCAAGGGTTACTTCCCCAAGATCCAGGCGGTGCTGAAGAAATACGACATTCTGCTGGTCGCCGACGAAGTGATCTGCGGCTTCGGCCGCACGGGCAATATGTGGGGCACGCAATCGTTCGATATTCGTCCGGACATCATCACATGTGCAAAAGCGCTGTCGTCGGCCTATCTGCCGATTTCGGCGGTGATGATCTCCGAGCCGATCTGGGATCTGATGGTCAAACAATCCGACAAGATCGGCACGTTCGGCCATGGCTACACCTATACGGCGCATCCCGTCCCCGCCGCCGTCGCCATCGAAACGCTGAAGATCTATGCCGAGCGCGACATCGTCGGCCATGTCCGTGAAGTGGGGCCCCGGCTGCAAAAGGGCCTCCAAGCGCTCGGGGCGCATAAGCTCGTCGGCGAGGTGCAGGGCATGGGCCTGATCGGCGGGCTGCAATTGGTGAAGGACAAGGCGTCGAAGACCTTCTTCGAACCCGGCCAGCCGGCCGCCGCCTTGGTCGGCAAGGCGTGCGAAAACGCCGGGCTGATCGTCCGGCCGCTGTTCGACAATCGCGTGGCCGTGTGCCCGCCGTTGATCATCACCGAAGCGGAAATCGACGAATTGCTCGCCCGCTTCAAGCGCGGACTGGACGACGGTTTGGCCGCGATCGAAGCCAAGGGCCTGTTGACGTGAATCAAAGCGGGCGGCACGGATATTAAGGGATTATCCGGCCCATTCCGGTGTGAACCTGGGAAGGCCGGCGGGAGCAAGCAGCAAGATGCGTCGCGACTATGACGGGGCGTTCGCCCAATCGATCGACAAGCTGAAGGCCGAAGGGCGCTATCGCGTCTTCGCGGATCTGGAGCGTATTTGCGGCGAATTTCCGCGCGCCTCGTGGCACTCGCCCGAAGGCATGCGCGAAGTCATCGTGTGGTGCTCCAACGATTATCTCGGCATGGGCCAGCACCCCAAAGTGATCGCCGCGATGAAGGCGACGGTCGAGGCGAACGGCGCCGGTGCGGGCGGGACGCGCAACATCTCCGGCACCAATCACCAGCATATCCTGCTGGAACGCGAGCTCGCCGATCTGCACGCCAAGCCCGCCGCCCTCATCTTCACCTCGGGCTACAACGCCAACGAAGCGACGCTGTCGTCCTTCGGCAAGCTGCTGCCCGGCCTCGTCATCCTGTCGGACGAGCTCAACCACGCCTCGATGATCGAGGGCATCAAGCATTCCGGTGCGGAGAAGCGCATCTTCAAGCACAACGACGCGGACGATCTGGAACGCCAGCTGGCGGCAATCGAGCCTTCGCGTCCCAAGCTGATCGCCTTCGAAAGCGTCTATTCGATGGATGGCGACGTAGCGCCGATCCACCGCTTCTGCGATCTGGCCGAGCAATACGACGCGATGACCTATCTCGACGAGGTCCACGCGGTCGGACTTTACGGACCGCGCGGGGCGGGTGTTGCCGAACGCGAAAACGCCATGCAGCGCCTGGACGTGATCCAAGGCACGCTCGCCAAGGGTTTCGGCGTGGTCGGTGGCTATATCGCCGCGAGTGTGGCGCTGTGCGACGCCGTGCGCAGCCACGCGCCCGGCTTCATCTTCTCGAGCTCGATGCCGCCGGTGATCGCCGCGGGGGCGCGCGCCGCGATCGCGCATCTCAAAACCTCGACCGTCGAGCGCGAACAACTCGCCGAGCGCGCCGCGCGGCTCAAAGCGAAATTCGCCGAAGCCAATCTGCCGGTCATGCCGTCGGCCACGCATATCGTGCCGCTGATGGTGGGCGACGCGCGCGCCTGCAAACAAGCGTCCGACGAATTGCTCACCCGCCACGGCATCTATGTCCAGCCGATCAATTTCCCGACCGTGCCGCGCGGCACGGAGCGTCTGCGCTTTACGGCGACGCCGTTTCACGACGACGGCCTGATGGACGCGCTGGTCGTGGCGGTGGACGAGGTTTGGACACGCCTCCAGCTGCGCCGCCAATACCGCCCGCTGGCGGCGGAGTAGGAATCGTTACCGTTTCGTGACGGCACCCCTCGACCGGCGGCGGCCGGTCGGGCATTCTCCCGTCCCAGGGCGCCGATCGAAACAGGCGCCGGGGAGTCTTCCGTTCCATGCAAACACGCACCGTCAAAACCGCCGAAGACGCGGCCGAACTGATCGCCGAACGCGCGATCGACAACGTGAAGGTCGGCGTTTTCGACGTCGACGGGATCATGCGCGGCAAGTACATGTCGCGCGAGAAATTCCTCTCGGCGCTCAAATCCGGGTTCGGGTTCTGCGACGTGGTGCTGGGCTGGGATTCGAACGACCAGCTTTACGACAACGTCAAATACACGGGCTGGCACACGGCCTATCCCGATGCGCCCGTGCGCTTGGTACCCGACACCTGTCGCGAATTGCCGCTGGAACCGTCGACCGTGCTGTTCCTGGGCGAATTCGCGCAGAAGGCCGAAGGCGTATGCCCGCGTGGCGCCTTGCGCCGCGTGCTGAAGCGCGCGTCCGACATGGGCTATTCGGTCATGTCGGCGGCGGAATTCGAATTTTTCGTGTTCGACGAAACGCCGTTCTCGGTGCGCGAGAAGCACTACAAGAATCTGCGCACCATCACGCCGGGCTTCTACGGCTACTCCGTTTTGCGCAGCTCCGTGCACGCCGAGTTCTATCACGGCCTGCTCGACACGATGCGCAAGATGGACGTGGCGCTCGAAGGCCTGCACACCGAAACCGGTGCGGGCGTATTGGAAGCCGCGATCACGGTCGACGAGGCGCTCGCCTCGGCCGACAAGGCGGCGTTGTTCAAGACCTTCACCAAGATCTACGCCGAACGTCAGAACAAGATGGTGACGTTCATGGCGAAATGGTCGCATGACTGGCCCGGCCAGTCGGGCCATTTGCACGTGTCGCTGAAGGACAAGAACGGCGACCCGGTGTTCCACGACGCCAAGAAGCCGCATTCGATGTCCGACACGATGCGCTGGTTCGTCGGCGGGCAGCAGCGTTTGATGCCCGAATTGCTGGCGATGGTCGCGTGCACGGTGAACAGCTATACGCGCCTGATTCCCGGCTTCTGGGCGCCGACCGCGTCGATGTGGGGGGTCGAGAACCGCACCACGGCGCTGCGCGTGATCCCGGGCAGCCCGAAATCGCAGCGCGTCGAATATCGCGTGGCCGCCGCCGACATCAATCCCTATATCGCCTTCGCTGCGGCGATCGGCTCGGGGCTATGGGGCATCGAGAACAAGATCGAACCGCCGCCGCCGGTCGAAGGCAACGCCTACGCGGTCGAGCCCAACCCCAAGGATAACCTTCCGCGCAGCCTGGGCGATGCGGCAGCGCGCCTCGCCGCCAGCAAGGTCGCGCGCGATCTGTTCGGCGACGAATTCGTCGAGCATTACGCCGCGACCCGCGATTGGGAGCAGCGCGAATACAACAAGGCGATCACCGACTGGCAGCACGCCCGTTATTTCGAGATCATCTGACATGACCAAAGAATTCACGATCGTCAGCCCGGTCGACGGGAAGCCCTATCGCACGCTCGCTTTGGCCGACGGCACGGCGATCGAAGCCGCACTTGCGGCCGCACAAGCCGCCAAGAAAGCCTGGGCCCAAACGCCACTGGCGCAGCGCATCGCCGCCGTGACCAAGCTGGTCGAGGCGGTGCTGGCGACCAAGGACGCGAACGCCGAGGAAATCACCCGCCAGATGGGCCGCCCGATCGGCCAGACGCCGGGCGAAATGCGCGGCTTCGAAGATCGCGCGCGCCATATGCTGGCGATCGCGCCGCAAGCGCTGGCCGATGTGAAGCCCGAGGCGAAGGACGGCTTCACGCGCTTCATCAGCCGCGATCCGCTCGGCCTCGTGTTCGTGATCGCCCCGTGGAATTATCCGTGGCTCACCTCGGTCAACGCGATCGTCCCCGCTTTGGTCGCGGGCAACGTCGTGCTGCTCAAGCATTCGCACCAGACGCCGCTGGTCGCCGAACGCTACGCGGCGGCGGCGAAGGCGGCGGGGTTGCCGGCCGGCGTGTTCCAGATCCTGCACACTGACCATGCCGATTCCGCCAAGATCATCGGCGATGCGCGCGTCGATCATGTGTGCTTCACCGGCTCGGTCGATGGCGGCAAGGCGGTGCAGCGCGCGATCGGCGAGCGCTTTATCGGGGCGGGGCTGGAACTCGGCGGCAAGGACCCCGCTTATGTCCGCGCCGACGCCAATCTCGCCCATGCGGTCGAGAATCTCGTCGACGGCGCGTTCTTCAATTCGGGCCAGTCCTGCTGCGGGATCGAGCGCATCTATGTGCACGAAAGCCTCTACGACAAATTCGTCGATGGCTTCGTCGACCTGACCAAGGCCTACAAGCTCGGCAACCCGACCGACAAGGCGACGAATCTAGGCCCGATGGTCCGCACCTCGGCCGCCGAATTCGTGCGCGGCCAGATCGCGGAAGCCGTGAAGCAGGGTGCCAAATCGCTGGTCGATCCCAAGCACTTCGCCGCCGACAAACCGGGCACGCCCTATCTCGCCCCGCATGTGCTGGTCGATGTGACGCACAAGATGCGCGTGATGAACGAGGAAAGCTTCGGCCCCGTCATCGGCATCATGAAGGTGAAGTCGGACGACGAAGCCGTGACGCTGATGAACGACAGCGATCTCGGCCTCACCGCCGCGATCTGGACGTCGGACGAATCCGCCGCCGCGCGCATCGGCCGCCAAATCGAAACCGGCACGGTGTTCATGAATCGCTGCGACTATCTCGACCCGGCCCTCGCCTGGACCGGCGTCAAGAACACCGGACGCGGCGTGACGCTCTCCACGCTCGGCTACGATCACCTGACCCGCGCGAAATCCTTCCATCTCCGCACCAAAATCTAGGCTCGAACATGACCGTCAAAGGCAATTGGAACTATCCGACCACCGTTTGGGCGGGGCCGGGCCGCATCGCCGAATTGCCCGCCGCATTGGCGCGCCTGGGCATCAAGAAGCCGCTGCTCGTCACCGACGAAGGCTTGGCGAATGCGCCGATGGTGAAGAACGCGTTGGCGATCTCGGGCGCTGCGCTCTTCGCCAAGGTCAAGGGCAACCCGACCGGCCGCAATGTCGAGGACGGGCTCGCGGCGCTGAAGGCCGGCGGCCATGACGGCGTCATCGCCTTCGGCGGCGGATCGGCGCTGGACGCCGCCAAGGCGATCGCGCTGATGTGGAAGCAGACGCGTCCCTTGTGGGATTTCGAGGATATCGGCGATTGGTTCAAGCGCGTCGATCCCGACGGCATGCTGCCGGTCGTGGCCGTGCCGACGACGTCGGGCACGGGATCGGAAGTGGGCCGCGCCTCGGTCATCACCGACGAGGCCACGCATGTGAAGAAGATCATCTTCCATCCGAAGATGATGCCGGGGATCGTGATCTCCGATCCCGAATTGACGGTCGGCTTGCCGCCGCATGTGACCGCCGCGACCGGCATCGACGCCTATGTGCACAGCTTCGAAGCCTATTGCGCGCCCGGCTTCCATCCGATGGCCGAAGGCATCGCGCTGGAAGGCATGCGGCTGGTGAAGGAATATCTGCCGCGCGCCTTCAAGGACGGGAAGGACATCGAAGCGCGCGGGCAAATGCTCGCCGCCGCGTCGATGGGCGCGGCCGCGTTCCAAAAGGGGCTGGGCGGCGTGCATGCGCTCGCCCATCCGATCGGCGCCGTCTACGACACGCATCACGGGCTGACCAACGCCGTGCTGCTGCCTTACGTGATGGTCCACAACAAGGCGGCGATCGCGGACCGCATGAACCTGCTCGCCCGCGTGCTCGACTTGCCCGGCGGCGGCTTCGACGCCGTGCTGAAATGGACGCTCGATTTCCGCGCGGCGCTCAAAATTCCGCACACGCTGAAGGAAATCGGCGTGGACGATGCGCGTGCCGCCGAGATCGGTACAATGGCGGAGAAAGATCCCTCGGCCGGCGGCAATCCCTGCCCCGTCACCGCCAAGGATCTCGAAGCCGTGTTCCGCGCCGCCGTGGCCGGGAAGATTTAACTCTTCCAGGCGGCGATCAGGCGGCGATAGGCGCCTTCGACATCGCGGATCAGCGCCGAATCGTCGAGTTTGCCTTCAAGCCAGGCTTGCGCCGACTTGGCGAAGGCCGTGCGGCCCACCGCGAAACCCTTCGCCCATTTGCGCCCGCGCGCGGTCTTGAACCCGGCGGCGACTTCCGCCTCCGGCGCATCGAGGCCGAGCAGCACGATGCCCCGGCACAGCGGATCGCGCCGGTCGATGATCGCTTCGACCCGATCCCAATCCGCGTCGGTCGGCGGCGGCGGCAGCTTCCACCAATCGGGGTCGAGCCCCAGATCGTAGAAGCGTTCCATCGCCACGGGCACGGCTTCGGGATACGACTTCCGGCCGCGCGAGGCGATCACCTCGATCAGCATGTCGAGGCCATAAGCGTGCGCCGCGCGCACCACGCGGGCGAGCGTCTTTTCCTGCGCGTCGCGTTCCTCGGCCGGATCGTCGGGATGCCAGAAGATCAGGCATTTGACGATATGTTCCTCGGGCCACGATTTCAGCGCCAAGGCCGGATCGGGCCCGTGCTGCAGATCGAGCGGGAACGTGCCGGGCATCTCGACCGGACGGCCGATCCATAGACCCTTGCCGGTCATGCGCCACAAGGCGGATTCGCCCCAGCGATCGTCGCAGAGCACGCCCGCCCCGGGCGTTTCCTTCGCCACGGCAAGGGCCGCGTCGGCGAGCAGTTCCTTGAGCTTGAACAAACGATCGCGCGGCGCCTTCGCGGCGTCGGCCATCGTTTCCAACTGGATGCGATGGTCGAAGGCGAGCGCCATCACTTCCGGCCAATGGCGGCGGCGCGTCATCTTGCGATGGCGCGTTTCGAAGTCCGCGTCCGAATGCAGGCGGAACACGCCCGTCTTCTCGGCGAAATAAATCTCGAGCTCGGCGCGCGTCGGGCAGGCGGGCGCGCAGCCGTGGCGCGACACGACAATGGCGCCGCACGCATTGCCGCGCTTGGCGGCATCGACCCACGACAACCCATCGAGCCAGCCGGACATCAGCCCGGCCATGAACGCGTCGCCCGCCCCCAGCGTGTTGAAGGTTTCGACCGGCACGCCTTGGGCGAAATCGCCGTCGTCGAGTTTCGAAGGGATATCGCCTTCGAAAATCATCGCGCCCTTGGGGCCGAGCTTCAGCACCAGCGTGGCCGTCGGGTTCAGCGCGCGGATCGCGCGCAACGCCGCCAGCGTGTCGGTCGCGCCGCCGCAGATATGGATTTCCTCCTCGGTACCGACGATCACGTCGAACAGCGGCACCAGCGCCTTTAAATGCGCGGAGACGGCGTCGGAGCGCACGAAGCGATCTTCGCCGCGCCCCTTGCCCGCGAGGCCCCACAGCACCGGCCGGTAATCGACGTCGAACACGGTTTTGGTGCCGGCTTTGCGCGCATAGGCGATCGCGGTTTTGACCGCTTCGGCCGTGGACGGGGCCGAGAAATGCGTGCCGTTGGTCAG
It encodes the following:
- a CDS encoding iron-containing alcohol dehydrogenase, which codes for MTVKGNWNYPTTVWAGPGRIAELPAALARLGIKKPLLVTDEGLANAPMVKNALAISGAALFAKVKGNPTGRNVEDGLAALKAGGHDGVIAFGGGSALDAAKAIALMWKQTRPLWDFEDIGDWFKRVDPDGMLPVVAVPTTSGTGSEVGRASVITDEATHVKKIIFHPKMMPGIVISDPELTVGLPPHVTAATGIDAYVHSFEAYCAPGFHPMAEGIALEGMRLVKEYLPRAFKDGKDIEARGQMLAAASMGAAAFQKGLGGVHALAHPIGAVYDTHHGLTNAVLLPYVMVHNKAAIADRMNLLARVLDLPGGGFDAVLKWTLDFRAALKIPHTLKEIGVDDARAAEIGTMAEKDPSAGGNPCPVTAKDLEAVFRAAVAGKI
- the iolC gene encoding 5-dehydro-2-deoxygluconokinase, translating into MKNVPPAGRRFDLIAMGRAAVDFYGAQIGGRLEDMSSFAKYLGGSAANTAYGLARLGHKPSMLVRVGDEHMGRFVRETLADAGVDVSHVRTDKDRLTGLVILGVKDRETFPLIFYRENCADMAVSADDFDADYIASARVFLTNGTHFSAPSTAEAVKTAIAYARKAGTKTVFDVDYRPVLWGLAGKGRGEDRFVRSDAVSAHLKALVPLFDVIVGTEEEIHICGGATDTLAALRAIRALNPTATLVLKLGPKGAMIFEGDIPSKLDDGDFAQGVPVETFNTLGAGDAFMAGLMSGWLDGLSWVDAAKRGNACGAIVVSRHGCAPACPTRAELEIYFAEKTGVFRLHSDADFETRHRKMTRRRHWPEVMALAFDHRIQLETMADAAKAPRDRLFKLKELLADAALAVAKETPGAGVLCDDRWGESALWRMTGKGLWIGRPVEMPGTFPLDLQHGPDPALALKSWPEEHIVKCLIFWHPDDPAEERDAQEKTLARVVRAAHAYGLDMLIEVIASRGRKSYPEAVPVAMERFYDLGLDPDWWKLPPPPTDADWDRVEAIIDRRDPLCRGIVLLGLDAPEAEVAAGFKTARGRKWAKGFAVGRTAFAKSAQAWLEGKLDDSALIRDVEGAYRRLIAAWKS